The genomic interval TGATAATTTTGTATTTTTAATTGAAATCATAGTTCATATACTTAAAAATTAGTATAGAAATCACGTTTAACAAAAAGAGGGATCATTTTGAATTTTGTTGATAAATGAAACGTTCCAAAAATTTCTATGGAAGAAAGGTGTATGAAAGTGAAACTCACAACTGTAGGATTAGGTTACATTGGTTTACCGACGTCAATTATGTTTGCAAAGCATGGTGTAGACGTCATAGGTGTAGATATTAATGAAGAAGCTGTTAAGAGTTTAAACAATGGGCAAATTCACATCGAAGAACCAGGTTTACAGGAAGCCTACGAGGAAGTTTTAGCGACAGGGAAATTCAAAGCGTCACAAACCCCAGTAGAGGCAGACGCATTTATTATTGCAGTACCCACACCGAATAATGATGATCAATACGAATCTTGTGACATTTCAATTGTCATGAGTGCAACTAAAAGCATCATTCCATTTTTGAAAAAGGGCAATACTGTCATTGTTGAATCGACTATTGCACCGAGAACGATGGACGACCATGTGAAGCCATTATTAGAAGAACATGGGTTTACGATTGGTGAAGATTTATATCTCGTCCATTGTCCAGAACGTGTATTACCTGGAAAGATCTTAGAGGAGCTTGTGTACAACAATCGTATTATCGGTGGCGTGACGCCTGCATGTATCGAAGCAGGAAAACGTGTTTACAGTACATTTGTGAAAGGTGAAATGATTGAAACTGATGCACGTACTGCTGAAATGAGTAAATTAATGGAAAATACGTATCGTGATTTAAATATTGCTTTAGCGAATGAGCTAGCAAAGATTAGTAACCATTTAAACATTAATGTATTAGATGTGATAGAAATGGCGAATAAACATCCACGTGTGAATATCCATTTGCCAGGTCCAGGTGTAGGGGGACATTGTTTAGCTGTAGACCCCTATTTCATTATTGCGAAGGATCCTGAAAATTCTCCGTTGATACAAACAGGGCGTCAAATTAACCGTTCGATGCCACAATATGTGGTGGAAAAAACGAAAAATATGTTGCGTGAATTAAATGGAAATAAAATTGCAGTGTTTGGCTTAACGTATAAAGGGGATGTAGATGATATCAGGGAATCACCTGCTTTTGATATCTATGAATTGTTGCGTCAAGAGTCGAATCTTGATGTGGTTACGTATGATCCGCATGTCAAACTTGATTTTGTAGAGAAAGATATTCAAAAAGCAGTTGCGGATGCTTCTCTTGTGTTGATTTTAAGTGACCACTCAGAATTCAAACATTTAACTGACAACGATTTTGTAAATATGAAGGATAAAGTTATTTTTGATACTAAAAATGTCATTCAAAGCCAATTTGAGACAGTTCAATATTATAACTATGGTAATTTGTATGCATTTGATAATCAAAAACAATTAATTTAATTTGAAGATAAAGTGAGTTTGTATTGGAAATCTTTCTAAAAATCATCTTTAAATAGCGAAGTTGTGTTTTGGAGTTTAGATTTCTACAAGCTCACTTTTCTTTAAAAATATACTTTAAGAGGTTAGTTTATGGATGATTTAAAAGCATATATGATTGAAAACCAAATTCTATTTAACGTTTTTTTAGATGAACCGAGGCATCAATTTATATATAGTGATGCCAATTTGAAAGAAGAAATCGGCACAGTAGAAGCTTTTAATTATAAAGTTTATCTAGTGTTGAGTACGAGAATCATTGAAGGTCAATTGCACGGTTATTTAAAAGGACAAAGAGAAATTGGATGGGTGAAGTTGGAACATTCCCATTATGTGTTCAATAAACAAAATGAAATCGTTTTTGTGAAAAATAATACAGGAGTTCAAAACGCATTAAATATTACATACCAGTTCGTGGACAGTTTTACACGAGATGTCCAGAATAAATTTTTGACGTCTAAAGGTTTGGTGAAGTATAAAGGTGAATTTTATGAGCTGCTATTTCAAAAAAGGCGATTCGTTGGCTTTATGAAACCGTCTGATCTTGATGTGGGATATCATGTAAACGAAGACGTCAACTTAGGGCAAGGGACAGCATTGTTTTTGGAAAGTCGTCTTAAGACAAAAGCTGAAAATGTTCATGTTAAAGATGATTTTCAATTAAAGTTGCTGTTTCCAGAAAAAGGCATTGGCAAGTTAGAAGAGAATGGAAAAGTTTATTGGATTGAATTAAAGCATGTCGATCCGCAACAACTTGAGCGTATTTTAGGCACTTTGCCTGATTATAGTTCAACCGAAGAAGTAGAAAAGAACGATCTCATTCATAATTTTTTAATAGAAAGACTTCAAGCGAAACATGTCATTACGGCGTTAGTGAAGGACAAAATGAATCAAGGATTGAATGCACAACTTGACGGAATTGAGGGTCATAGCAATATCCATGAACGATACCAAAATTTAAAAAACTCCAAATTAGGACAGTTACAAATTAAATATTGGAATATGAGAAAAAAGTGGGGGAAGTCACATGGCAAATCAACCTCAAACTAAAAAGAATCAATTGATGGAAGCTATTGATTTACTTAAAACGGATTATTTGCTCGGTTTGAATCGATTAGAAGAAACTTTAAATGCAAGTGATGTGGCGATGTATTTAAAGTTACTAGAAAAAAATGGCAAACTGGACTTTATGCATCAGTTTAAGGATGAATTAGAAAAAGAAAAAGCGAGTAATGGTTCTCGCATTTTGAAAAAAGCACAGTATCAAATTGGCATGATTGCAGATGAGTTTTTATACAATTCATTTAAAGATACAGCGGACATCACTTTTATTCCGAGTGATGCTGAAATTGAAAAAATGCAGTTTGACTTTGTGATCGTGGCGACGACATGGCGAGGGATTGATGCATCATGGCAAGGTATCGCCAGTCCTAAAAGTAGAATGCGGGCACATCTCATGCAATTACTTGATGAACTCATTGAGCGTCAAATTCCGTTAGTCTTTTATTCTAAAGAAGACCCCGTCAACTTCCATTTATTTAAAGATATTGCACGAAAATGTGATTATATTTTCACGACTGCACAAGAAATGGTTCAAGATTATATTGAATACACGAATAATACAAATGTGAAAGTTTTACAATTTGGGGTGAATCCACATTATCATAATCCGATTGGAACGAGAACCGATGAAGCGGCGAAAAATAAAGATAACGTCATTTTCGCCGGCAGTTGGACTAAAAAATATCCACAAAGAAATAAAGATTTAGCACGTATGTTTGATGGTTTGAGTTTAAGTGGCAACGATTTAACGATTTTTGACCGTAATTTACACCTTGAAAGAGAACGCTATTTATTCCCTAGCAAGTATATACCTTATCTGACCGGTCCGTTAAGTCATGATGAACTGATGAAAGTACATAAGATTTTTAGATGGGCACTCAACGTGAATTCAGTCAAGTATTCGGACACGATGTTTGCCAATCGCGTTTTTGAATTACAAGCATTCGGTAATTTGATGATTTCTAATTATTCAGTCGGCGTGAACAATCAATTTCCTAATGTGTTGATGGTGAATGATGTATCGGATGTCGGCCCTATTTTAAATCGGTATTCGGAGCACGAGTTGAGAGCCTTTCAAGCGAAGAATATACGAAATGTGATGCTAGAACATACGACTTATCACCGTATCAATGAAATTGCGAACTTTATGGGATTAACGAGCACTGCTGTCCAACCTGTCATTGGTGTCGTCGTACGAGAAAGAACAGAATCTCTAGTAGAGATGTTTCAACGTCAAATGAATGTGAAGAAAATTTTATTAACCGAACAAGAACTGAACGACCGCATACATGAATTAGATTTTGTGACTTTTTTTGATGACAACTACATTTATGAAGAATATTACTTAGCTGATTTACTCAGTGCATTTTATTATACCGATGTCGATTTCGTACAAAAAACTTTAAACACAGACGTCCAAGTACATGACTATGCTGAGACGTATGATGAGCCACATTTAACGCTATTTGATGTACAAGCTTATCAGTCTGGAGAGCTCAAATTCGGATACACATTAGATGATGCTGAAATCTTTGACAATGAAAAACAAATTTTAAGTCAAAATGATTTAGTCAGTGTGATTGTTCCGATCCATAATAATGGACGTTATTTAGAAGATAAATGTATGCGCAGTTTGAGACGTTCTTCAATGTTTGACCGCTTTGAAATTATTTTTGTGGACGATGGTTCTACAGACGAAGAAACACGTCATGTCATACAAAGATTAAGACGAAAATATCCGAATATCGTTTACTATCGATTTGAATCAGGTTCAGGTAGTGCTTCGAGACCACGTAATAAAGGTGTCGAACTTGCAACAACGCCATATATTACGTATTTAGATCCTGATAATGAAGCGATAGGGGATGGCTATGTGCAATTGTATGAAAAATTAAAAGAAAATCCCTCTATCGATATGGTAGTAGGCAACATTATTAAAGAAGACAATCGTAAAAGATCCGTTTTTAATTATTACGGCACGATTAAAAAATATAATCATGATGACCCTTTGATTACAAATACGAAAAAGTTTCTTAAAACGGCAGGCCTACGTGCTCAAAGTATTCAAGCGTTAATGATTAAAGCAGAAGTGATTAAGAACAATCACATCAAAATGGTGGAAGGTGCTGCCGGGCAGGATACCGTCTTCTTTCAAGAACTGATGTTATATTCTAAAAAAGTGTTAGGTATCAAAGTGCCCATTCATATGTACTATGCTGCAGTAAGTGGATCAGTCACGAACTCGACTTCAAAAAAATTATTTGATAAGTACTATAAACTCGAACTGGAACGCATTCCTTTTCTAGAGCAACATCAACTCATGGATGCCTATATGGAACAGCGTTTTAATTTGTATCTGAAAGGTTGGTACAGACCTCGTCTAGATATCGTGAAAGCGGAAGAACGACCAGCAGCCATTCAACGATTTTTAGATATTTATCAGTTATACGAAAAATATGAGCGACCACAAGATATTGAATTAGACGATTACATTAAGGCGTTAAAAAAAGAAGTGAAACAGCGATAAGGGGGATGGCAGATGTACGATGACTTACAATTAATCAATTTTGCTAAAAGTTTTTTTATACTGCCAAATGAACAACCGTTTGAAGTAGACGGTTACTATCGCCAAAAGATCAGTCAAAAAACGATTTATTTTACGCCAGATTTGAGTCATATCACTTTTTCAGTGCGAGGCTATCAAATCCTTATTCTTGGAGAGTTGATAGACGTGAGGGACAGTATGAAGTCGGTTGATATGATTGTAAGTGATCTGTTGCAACATCCCGTCGATTCTGATGCCTTTCTAAATGAAATGTCTTTTTTCAATGGCAGATACGGTTTGTTCATCGCTTTAGAAGATAAACTGTATTTTTATAACGATGCGACTTCATTTCTTTCATTGTATTACCATGATGTGCAACCGGTTTATGCATCTCATTCAAAGTTATTACATCAACTGTTACAACAAATTTACAGTATAGAAGAACGACGCATAGCAGACAAAATGCGTGGCTTTCTTGATTTAAGCAAATATGAAAATATATATAAATTCAATGCGAATATGCGTTTTGAACTGAATGAGCATGCATTAAAAAGGATATATCCAATTGTTCAGCATCAAACCTTGGATACCTCTCGCGTTGTCGAACAAGCCATTCCGTTGATGCGAGAGATGGTGGCCTATATTTATCGTATGGGCCGACCTGTTGTGATGTCACTAACAGGCGGCTCTGATTCAAGAGTATCCCTTGCACTATTGAAAGACAAGTTACCGCAAACGTTATTTTTTACGTATTTAAAGACGGATGAACAGGAAGTCACGCGTGCACAAAAGAGAATATATGATATGGATCAAAAAGCGGTGCACTTTCTTGTGGATCAACTGCATTTAAAGCATCATTTTTTCAACATTAATCATAACGATGGAGATCAAGCAGTGGCTGATTTATATGCACATTACGAATCCGGTCATTCTGAAAATATGATTCATTACTATAGTCAACATGACCAATTTCAAAACGTATCGCATGTGAAATCGTCAGTTTTTGAGCTAGCAAAAGGGATTAGACCTAGAGAAGTCGAACAGCAATATGACAAGATCGAGGCATATGTCCCGTATATAGAAAAATGGTCGCCTATTAAACAGAAATCATGGATTCAACATGCATTCGCACAATTTATAGCAAGAAATGAAATGAGCGCATGTGTAGAAAATGGCTATCATCCCTATGATGTTTTGTATCTAGAGTCAAGAATGAATGGGTGGCATAGTGCCATTATTCAAGAAAGCGACCCTTACATGGAGGTTTATAACTTAATTCATTGTCGTTTCATTTTATTTCAATTGATGCAAATGGATTATGAGGAGCGAAAACGGCATGCATTTCATAAAGCTGTAATTGACCAGTGTTGGCCGCTGCTTCACTTTTTTGGGGTTAATACAGATAAAAATTTATACAATCAATACCAGGACCTTGAAAAACAATTTGAAGTATATAAAAATAATCAAGAAAATGCAAAAGAATTAAAATTAGATTACGATACACAAGATTTTGATCAAACATTTGAGCAGCAAAGTATTCATTTTAAGTTGAATCATCAAAAGTTTCTTGAACATGAAGCTTATCGTTTAAATATTACAAATCAACGCGATGAAGCCGTACCTATTGATATTCGTACATTTTATAAAAATCGTAAAGGCCGAGCACGTATTTTTATCACAATTGGTCATGCGAAGTACGATATCGTGGATTTAGGATATGAAAGTATAGAGAAAACTATCGCACCGCATTCGCAACTCACTATTCTCGTTCAATCGAGGAAAGATATCGATAAGCATTCTTGGATAGAAGCGGCTAAATTTCAAATTAAAGAAATTGATTTACATAAGAAGGTTATAGAATGAGAGCAATCATAGAAATCTTTAAAGAACAAATCACGAATTTACCTAAAATTTTTAAATTAGCTATTTATAATATGAAGAGTCAATATGCCAATCATTATTTAGGTATCTTTTGGAACATTTTGCAGCCGGTTCTCCAAGTGGCCATCTACTATATTGTGTTTGGTTTAGGGCTAAGGGGAAGTAATAGCTCAATCATGGGTGTACCTTTTATTGTTCATTTAATCTCAGGTTTATTTCCTTGGCTATTTATTTCTCAAGGTATCAATTCCGGTGCGTCAGCGATTCAAAAAAATATTGGATTGTTAGCTAAGATGAAATTTCCTTCTTCCATTTTTATATCGATTGCGCTAACGAATAATATGATCAATTTAATGATTACAACAAGTATCGTGTTTGTCATTTCATTAGTGAATCATTATGTTCCGTGGTGGCATTACGTATGGTTTATTTATTTTTTGATCGGATCTTTTTCCATCATTTTCGGTATTTCTTTAATAATGAGCACCCTGACTGTCATTGTGAGAGATACAAAAAATTTGTTGCAAAATGTTATTCGCATGCTCTTCTTTATGACACCGGTATTTTGGGTGTTAGAGGAACAACATGGCATTTTAGCTAAGTTAGCAAGCTTAAATCCTTTTGCATATCTTGTGGGTGTTTACCGCACCGCATTCGTTCATCACCAAACGGCTGTGTATGGGACATGGTCTGATCATATTTATTTTTGGATGACGGTTTTTTTACTCATTTTAATTGGTTCAGTCATTCATATGAAATTCAGAAAGAGAATTCTAGATTATATATAGGGGCTTAAAATATGAAATCGAAAAAACTCTTAATGATTACACAAAACTTTTATCCCGAATTAGGTTCAGCAGCGAATCGAATGAAAATGTTGTTCAAACATTTTACCAAGGAAAGTGTTATTACAAACGTTTTAACGACGCAACCTTCATATCCTAATCATGAGTTGTTTCAAGATCGAAGTTATTTTGATGATGAAATGATTAATCGCTATGAAAATAACAGGATTGTGCGGATGCAGATGATTTTTGAAAAGCAAAATAAAAATCTCTTCGCAAGACTCATTTACTATATCGAGCAATATGTGAGGGTCAGATATTATATTTTCAAGCATAAAAATAACTATGACTATATTTATGTCACGAGCCCTAATATTTTTATAGCTTGGGCGACGTTGTTTATGAAAAAAGCAAAAAGACCAGATTATATTTTAGAGGTCCGTGATTTGTGGCCAGATAGTGTGAATGGCATTAAAGGTATTAATCTTAAATTGACGTGGCCTATACTCAAGCGACTAGAGCAGTTGATGTATCATCGTGCGGATAAAATTGTAATCAATAATGAAGGGTTTCGGCAACATATTCAGGATATGTTAGACAAAAATAAACCGATTCAATTTATTCCTAATTCAGTCAGTGAAGCAGAGCGTTTTACCGAAGAAAAGTATACAGAATTCCATGTGATTTACACTGGAAATATTGGTTACGCACAAGACGTCAATCATTTAATCGAATTATTTAAAGGGCTGAATGACAATCAAATTCATGTTACAGCGATTGTGTATGGTGTAAAAGCACCAAAATTTAGAAAAGCTGTTCAACATTTAGATTACGTTACGCTTAAACCTGCCATGAGTCGTGAACAGTGTCTTCAAGAAATTTCGAAACATCACGTAGCACTATCAATTTTAAATGAAAATGATACGTTTTTAAATGTGTTACCTGGAAAGATTGTAGATGCAATAGGGGTCAATACACTTCCTGTCACTAATATAGGTGGAAAGATGGCTGAAGATATCAATACTTATCAAATGGGTTTTGCTAAAAAGAAAGCGACACCTGAAGTATTATTAGAGCAAATCTTAACTTATAGAGATTCACCTTCATATTTAGGAGCCCAATTGAAAAATGTCAGACAGTATCGGGATCAATTTTTAAACTGGGAAAAGAATATTAAAATATTAATTAGCTTCCTTAAGGAGTGAACGGTATGACAGAAACGCAATATAATGTAATATGTGAAAATGTGACAAAAATTTATGATCTGAACCGGAGTAGAAAAGACAAATTACTCTCGTTATTCACTTTTGGAAAATCATATTCATTTAAACCTTACTATGCCTTAAAAGATGTAAGCTTTAAAGTAGAACGTGGCACATCAGTTGGCATTATAGGATTAAATGGCTCCGGGAAGTCTACACTGTCTAACATATTAGGTCAAGTAGTGATGCCAACATATGGGAAAGTCAATACAGAGGGTAAACCTTCATTAATTGCGATAGGAGCAGGTTTGAATCCCTCTTTTACGGGTGAAGAAAACATACGCTACAAATGTTTGATGCATGGCATGTCCACGAAAGAAATTAATGAGAAATTTGATGAAATCGTGAAGTTTAGTGAACTGGATGAATTCATCTATCAACCGCTTAAATCTTATTCAAGTGGGATGAAGTCGAGACTAGGCTTTTCTATAGCGATTCATACAGACCCCGACATTTTAATAGTGGACGAAGCGCTATCTGTTGGTGATGAAACCTTTTCAAACAAATGTATTGAGCGAATGAAGGC from Staphylococcus sp. MI 10-1553 carries:
- a CDS encoding nucleotide sugar dehydrogenase, translating into MKLTTVGLGYIGLPTSIMFAKHGVDVIGVDINEEAVKSLNNGQIHIEEPGLQEAYEEVLATGKFKASQTPVEADAFIIAVPTPNNDDQYESCDISIVMSATKSIIPFLKKGNTVIVESTIAPRTMDDHVKPLLEEHGFTIGEDLYLVHCPERVLPGKILEELVYNNRIIGGVTPACIEAGKRVYSTFVKGEMIETDARTAEMSKLMENTYRDLNIALANELAKISNHLNINVLDVIEMANKHPRVNIHLPGPGVGGHCLAVDPYFIIAKDPENSPLIQTGRQINRSMPQYVVEKTKNMLRELNGNKIAVFGLTYKGDVDDIRESPAFDIYELLRQESNLDVVTYDPHVKLDFVEKDIQKAVADASLVLILSDHSEFKHLTDNDFVNMKDKVIFDTKNVIQSQFETVQYYNYGNLYAFDNQKQLI
- a CDS encoding glycosyltransferase; the protein is MANQPQTKKNQLMEAIDLLKTDYLLGLNRLEETLNASDVAMYLKLLEKNGKLDFMHQFKDELEKEKASNGSRILKKAQYQIGMIADEFLYNSFKDTADITFIPSDAEIEKMQFDFVIVATTWRGIDASWQGIASPKSRMRAHLMQLLDELIERQIPLVFYSKEDPVNFHLFKDIARKCDYIFTTAQEMVQDYIEYTNNTNVKVLQFGVNPHYHNPIGTRTDEAAKNKDNVIFAGSWTKKYPQRNKDLARMFDGLSLSGNDLTIFDRNLHLERERYLFPSKYIPYLTGPLSHDELMKVHKIFRWALNVNSVKYSDTMFANRVFELQAFGNLMISNYSVGVNNQFPNVLMVNDVSDVGPILNRYSEHELRAFQAKNIRNVMLEHTTYHRINEIANFMGLTSTAVQPVIGVVVRERTESLVEMFQRQMNVKKILLTEQELNDRIHELDFVTFFDDNYIYEEYYLADLLSAFYYTDVDFVQKTLNTDVQVHDYAETYDEPHLTLFDVQAYQSGELKFGYTLDDAEIFDNEKQILSQNDLVSVIVPIHNNGRYLEDKCMRSLRRSSMFDRFEIIFVDDGSTDEETRHVIQRLRRKYPNIVYYRFESGSGSASRPRNKGVELATTPYITYLDPDNEAIGDGYVQLYEKLKENPSIDMVVGNIIKEDNRKRSVFNYYGTIKKYNHDDPLITNTKKFLKTAGLRAQSIQALMIKAEVIKNNHIKMVEGAAGQDTVFFQELMLYSKKVLGIKVPIHMYYAAVSGSVTNSTSKKLFDKYYKLELERIPFLEQHQLMDAYMEQRFNLYLKGWYRPRLDIVKAEERPAAIQRFLDIYQLYEKYERPQDIELDDYIKALKKEVKQR
- a CDS encoding ABC transporter permease, yielding MRAIIEIFKEQITNLPKIFKLAIYNMKSQYANHYLGIFWNILQPVLQVAIYYIVFGLGLRGSNSSIMGVPFIVHLISGLFPWLFISQGINSGASAIQKNIGLLAKMKFPSSIFISIALTNNMINLMITTSIVFVISLVNHYVPWWHYVWFIYFLIGSFSIIFGISLIMSTLTVIVRDTKNLLQNVIRMLFFMTPVFWVLEEQHGILAKLASLNPFAYLVGVYRTAFVHHQTAVYGTWSDHIYFWMTVFLLILIGSVIHMKFRKRILDYI
- a CDS encoding glycosyltransferase family 4 protein — encoded protein: MKSKKLLMITQNFYPELGSAANRMKMLFKHFTKESVITNVLTTQPSYPNHELFQDRSYFDDEMINRYENNRIVRMQMIFEKQNKNLFARLIYYIEQYVRVRYYIFKHKNNYDYIYVTSPNIFIAWATLFMKKAKRPDYILEVRDLWPDSVNGIKGINLKLTWPILKRLEQLMYHRADKIVINNEGFRQHIQDMLDKNKPIQFIPNSVSEAERFTEEKYTEFHVIYTGNIGYAQDVNHLIELFKGLNDNQIHVTAIVYGVKAPKFRKAVQHLDYVTLKPAMSREQCLQEISKHHVALSILNENDTFLNVLPGKIVDAIGVNTLPVTNIGGKMAEDINTYQMGFAKKKATPEVLLEQILTYRDSPSYLGAQLKNVRQYRDQFLNWEKNIKILISFLKE
- a CDS encoding ABC transporter ATP-binding protein, which codes for MTETQYNVICENVTKIYDLNRSRKDKLLSLFTFGKSYSFKPYYALKDVSFKVERGTSVGIIGLNGSGKSTLSNILGQVVMPTYGKVNTEGKPSLIAIGAGLNPSFTGEENIRYKCLMHGMSTKEINEKFDEIVKFSELDEFIYQPLKSYSSGMKSRLGFSIAIHTDPDILIVDEALSVGDETFSNKCIERMKAFQKEGKTIFFVSHSASQIRKMCDKALWIHYGQMVVYDDVSSVIKRYNALVQKIKRMTKSEQVAYKKEKLKQQQVGNYDESTLSQQREVSLMTHGFIGITLVAWFAAMYFQLFG